GTTCGACGCCGGTGACGCGCTGCCGTTCGAGGGCGGTGTCGTCCGGGCGGACGTGCTGAGCGTGGTGCTGACGGAGACGGGCTCAGACGCTCCTGCGCCGGCGGAAATGGGTGCCGGGAAACCGGGCGCTGCAAAACCGGTCGCCGTGGAGTCCGCCGGGGGTGAGCTCGCCGCCACGGTCGCGGCGGCGTCCGCCTTCGCAGCCTCCCCGGTCGCGAGCGCTCCGCTGCCCGGGGACGACCCCGCGATCGGGCCTGCCCCTGGAGCGCACATCGTGCTCTCGACCGGGCGGGTGATCGAGCTGGACCGGCCTGTGCTGTTCGGCCGCGCCCCGCGCCCCTCCATTCGCCCTGAGCTGTCAGGGCCGCGCCTGGTGACGCTGCCGCGCGCCTCGGCCGACGTCTCGCGGACGCACCTCCTCGTGGATGTGGCCGACGGCCTGGTCGCCGCCACCGACCTCGGTTCCCGGAACGGGACTGTCGTCACACGGCCGGATGGCGAATCCGTCCGGCTGGCGGGCGGCGAGAAGGCCTTTCTCGAACGTGGCGCCCGTTTCGAACTCGGCGACGGCGTCTACGGAACCGTGGAGTTCAGCCGGTAGAGCGTTCACCGGCCAGTGTGCTCACAGGGCCGAATGTACTTCCAGGAACCTGTAGACATCCGAGTCGTCCACCCCGAGGAACGACCCGGACGGCAGCGGCGACAGGATGTGCGTGTGCAGCCGAGCGCTCGGCCACGCTTTGCCCGCCCAGCGCCCGGAGAGCTCCGCCCCCGGTCGCTTGCAGCAGGACTCGTCCGGGCAGCGCGACTTGGTGCGGATGGCCGTCTCGCGCCCGCGGAACCACTTCGCCTGGTCGAACGGGACGCCGACGCTGATCGAGAAACCCCCGTCCGCGGTGCTCCCGACCTGGGTGGCGCACCAGTACGTCCCCGCCGGAGTGTCGGTGTACTGGTAGAGCTCGGTCGTGCGGTTCGTGTGGGTGAACGCCGTCCGCGCGCCCCACTTGCGGCAGACGACCTGGCCCTCGATCGACCCGGTGACATCCGCCGGCAGCGGCAGTCCGTCGTTCTCGTAGCTCTTGTACAGCGTGCCGTCGTCGCCGACACGCAGGAAATGCAGGGTCATGTCGAGGTGGCTCGTCGCCAGGTTCGTCAGCCGCAGGGCTGCCGCCTCGTGGGTGACTCCGAACGCGTCCCGGAAGTCTTCGACCGCGAGCTCCTTCTCCCGCTTCGCCTGGTCGAGGAAGGCGACTGCGGCCTCCCGGGGCATCAGGCAGCAGGCCGCGTAGTAGTTGATCTCCAGACGCTGGCGGAGGAAGTCGGCGTAGTGGGCGGGGCGCTCGTGGCCGAGCAGCCGGTGGGCCATCGCCTGTAGCGCCATCGAACGCAGGCCGTGGCCACCCGGGATGGAGGCCGGTGGCAGGTAGATGCGCCCGTTCTCCAGATCGGTGATGGAGCGGGTGGAGTGCGGGAGGTCGCTGGCGTAGATCAGCTCGAAGCCCAGCTGCTTCGCCATCACGCTGACTTCGCGGTGGGTGAGCGCGCCCCGGGTGTGCCCGGAGGCGCGCACCCTTTCCTCCGCCAGCGCCTCGATCTCGGGGAGGTAGTTGTGCTGCCTCCGCATCCGTTCGCGCAGTTCGGTGTTGGCCCGGCGTGCCTCCTCGGGGGTCGCGATGGCCTCGGACGCCCGCCGCCCGAGCTCCCGGTGCAGGCCGACGAGCGCACGCAGCGTCTCCGTCGGTGTGCCCTTGGTCGGTTTGACCGCGGGCAGGCCGAGGGAGCCGTAGAGGGTGCTGCGCTCCGCCCGGGCGAGTTCGATCTCGAGCGCTGCCCGCTCGTCGGGCGGCTCCGCGGAGAGCAGATCGGACACCGGGACGCCGAGCGCGGCGGCGATGCCCGCGAGCAGTGTGACGCGGGGCTCGCGTTTGCCGTTGTCGATGAGGGAGAGCTGACTGGCGGCGACGCTGGCGGCGCCGCCGAGCTCGTCGAGCGTCAGCCCGCGCTGCGTGCGGAAATGGCGGATGCGATGGCCGAGTGTGGCTGTGTCGGCGACGGGATCGGCGGCGAGTGGGTCCATCTCTTCACGATAGCGAAATAATCTAGATTATTAACACAAGAATGTGGGTGCGATGTCGTTATTCTTCCCAGATGGTGGTTGCACAGCCGATCTTTCAAACCGAGAGGATTGCCGGAATGAGCATCGCCGAACTCCCGCTCACGGAAACCGACGTCGAACGCGACACGGCCCTCGACGCCGTGACCGCGCCGCCCCGCCCGACCGCCCCGCCCGGCGCGGCCGCGCTCACCGGGCTCGCGGCCCTCCACGCCTGGGTGGACGAACTGGCGGCCCTCCTCCAGCCGGACGGCATCGTGTGGTGCGACGGCTCGCGGGGCCAGACCGACCGCCTCACCAAACAGCTGGTCGCCGAGGGCAAGCTCATCCGCCTCAACCCGGAGTGGCGTCCCAACAGCTTCCTCTCCCGCACCGACCCCTCCGATGTCGCGCGCGTGGAGGACCGCACGTTCATCTGCTCGCTCGACGAGGCGGACGCGGGCCCGACGAACAACTGGCGCGAGCCGGAGGGGATGCGCGCCGAACTGCGCGAGGCCTTCGCCGGCAGCATGCGCGGACGCACGCTCTACGTCGTCCCCTTCTCGATGGGGCCGATCGGCGGGCCGCTCTCGCAGCTGGGCGTCCAGCTGACCGACTCGGCCTACGTCGCTGTGAGCATGGGGATCATGACTCGCGTGGCGAGCGCCGTGCTCGACCTGATCGCAGCCGGCCAGCCCTGGGTCCCCACCGTGCATAGCGTCGGCGCGCCGCTGGTGGACGAAGCCGGCGTCCGCCAGGAGGATGTCGCCTGGCCGTGCAAC
Above is a genomic segment from Leifsonia xyli subsp. xyli str. CTCB07 containing:
- a CDS encoding FHA domain-containing protein; translated protein: MMQREYTTGGHYVIVGGEGAVFCSADTPADIVKRLYGALVDERGAEGVMRAILALDHSAISSLGVVVRGAETWHVLVAGVAEAVVFSAGEERSIHAPDVLTWSEVTVARADAFRLGEVGAPFDAGDALPFEGGVVRADVLSVVLTETGSDAPAPAEMGAGKPGAAKPVAVESAGGELAATVAAASAFAASPVASAPLPGDDPAIGPAPGAHIVLSTGRVIELDRPVLFGRAPRPSIRPELSGPRLVTLPRASADVSRTHLLVDVADGLVAATDLGSRNGTVVTRPDGESVRLAGGEKAFLERGARFELGDGVYGTVEFSR
- a CDS encoding helix-turn-helix domain-containing protein codes for the protein MDPLAADPVADTATLGHRIRHFRTQRGLTLDELGGAASVAASQLSLIDNGKREPRVTLLAGIAAALGVPVSDLLSAEPPDERAALEIELARAERSTLYGSLGLPAVKPTKGTPTETLRALVGLHRELGRRASEAIATPEEARRANTELRERMRRQHNYLPEIEALAEERVRASGHTRGALTHREVSVMAKQLGFELIYASDLPHSTRSITDLENGRIYLPPASIPGGHGLRSMALQAMAHRLLGHERPAHYADFLRQRLEINYYAACCLMPREAAVAFLDQAKREKELAVEDFRDAFGVTHEAAALRLTNLATSHLDMTLHFLRVGDDGTLYKSYENDGLPLPADVTGSIEGQVVCRKWGARTAFTHTNRTTELYQYTDTPAGTYWCATQVGSTADGGFSISVGVPFDQAKWFRGRETAIRTKSRCPDESCCKRPGAELSGRWAGKAWPSARLHTHILSPLPSGSFLGVDDSDVYRFLEVHSAL